In Lactuca sativa cultivar Salinas chromosome 5, Lsat_Salinas_v11, whole genome shotgun sequence, the DNA window CAAACAAATGAATGGTGGATCGGTGTACTGTAATGTAGTATAATAAATTTGTCATAAAGATACATTATGGGAATTAAACATCTTTTTTTAAAATAGATGTTTAGTAACGACAATTGGAATGTAGTATAACAAGGGTTGTTATAAAACTTCTCTCACAAAACCTATCACATATGATGGAAGAAGAATTACTGTGAGACACCAAGTTTGGCACAATAAGTTAAATGAGTTCTAGATATCACCtgctctattttttttttctttttgggtAATGTAATAATAGTGAATAATGACGAATTGTTGTTTACTCTTTTCAAATTTATTCATCTTTAGACATGTAATAATTTTGTTTTCTACCGAAGTTTTTAttatcttaaacaggtaagttgGATAGATAATATGTTAAATGATCTTAGTCAAATTGTGTAATTTTTTATCATGATCTTATACCGATTTAGACAATAAACTATTATGATCTTTTTTTTCTTCATTATTATGTTTTTAACagtttttttgttttgatttttttttttgttttagatgTCAAAAACGGATGAATATATTGAAGTGGATGATGAGACGATTGAAGTTGAAAAtccaaccaatgatcaagttccacaagaaaatgttaaaaaaactaaagaatttaATCCAAGAtcgaaagtttggaaagaatttgAAAGGTATAAGGACGAAAATGGTGTGCAAAGATGCAAATGTAAGCATTGTGGTGGCGGGAAATACAAGTGCGAATCAAGTGGTTATGGGACCAAAAATCTAGGTTATCATTTGACTAAATGTAAAGCTTACTTGGATAAACTTAGTGGTGGGCAAACACAACTAGTTTTCCAATATGGTGATGAAAACAAATTGTCAACTTGGAAATTTGATCAAAATGATAGTCGGAAGGCTCTAGCCCACATGTTAGTAGTTGACGAACTTCCATTTAGCTTTGTAGAAGGTGCGGGCTTTAGGTATTACAATAGTGTTACTCAACCATTGTTTAAAGTTCCATGTAGAAGTACAAGTGCAACGGATGTCTACCAATTGTTTGtagatgaaaaagaaaaaattcgtgaatttattaaaaaaaacattggtAGAATATGTTTGACCACTGATACGTGGACTTCTAAACAACAGTCATGTTATATGTGTCTCACCGCCCACTTTATTGATAACGAatggaaattgaaaaaaaaagtgcTGTGTTTTTCTTCTCAAGAGAGTCACCGTGGGGTTGATATTGGAAAAATGGTTGAGAAATGTTTAATGGAGTGGGAAATAGAAAATGTTTTAACAATTTCTGTTGACAATGCAAGTGCAAATGATGTGGCAATTGACTTCTtgaaaaaaagttttcaaaactcCAACAAGTGTCTTCTAAATGGGAAATGGATGCACATTCGATGTGTTGCCCACATTTTAAATTTAGTGGTGCAAGATGGCATAAAAAAAGTTGATAAGGCGGTTGAGATAGTTCGATGGGCGGTTAAATGGATTAGACAATCACCTTCTAGAATTCATAAGTTTACCGAGTTTGCTAAGGTTGCTAATCCCGGTATAACAAAACACTTGAAGAGAGATGTTCCAACAAGATGGAACTCTACTTACCAGATGTTGGAAATTGCCCAAGCTTACgaaaaaacttttgagagataTGATCTTGAGGAATTTGATTTTCGGTGTGAAATTGAAAAGGCGGGTTTGTCGATTCCTTCATCAAGCGATTGGGAAAGGGTTAGGAATGTATGtcattttttaaaaccttttcatgatGTTACATTGAGGATTTCTGGGACACTTTATGTGACATCAAACACATGCATTGAAGATATATATTCCATTCGTACGCTCTTGGATGATGCTATTTCCGATTCTAGTCTTTGTGATATTGCATTGGCCATGAAAATAAAGTTTGATAAGTATTTTGGCGACATAGAAAAAATGAATTTATTGCTCTACTTTGCTTTGATTCTTGATCCAAGGAACAAAGTAAAGTATTTGGTTATACTACTTGAGGATCGTTATGGAGAAAAGGGGGTGGAGGCCAAAAAGAAATATATCATGGATTCTATGTATGAATTATATAATGATTATATTAGAATTCATTCTCCAAGTTCTACTTCAAGTACCGCCGAGTCTACCACTTCATCATCGATACTAGGGAAACGCCAAAACCCGGAGTTTATGGCACCTAATCCCCCTTTGAGAAATAAACTAAGAGAAAAGATGAAGACGAACATAGTTGAATCAATTGGGGAGTTAGAAAAGTATTTGCAAGAGAGTGTTGAAGACGACTCAGAAATGTTTAGTATTCTAGATTGGTGGAAAGTGAATAGTCCAAGATTCCCGATTCTATCATTGATGGCAAGAGATGTGTTCGCCATTCCCGTCTCAACCGTGGCTTCGGAATCCGTTTTTAGCACTAGTGGGAGGGTTTTGGATCCGTTTAGGAGTTCTTTGACTCCTAAGATTGTTGAAAGTTTAATTTGTACACAAGATTGGATTCGGGGTAGCATAAGTGACACAATCGATTATGAAAAAGATTGGgaagaaaatcaaaaaattgaCAAAGGTAAATGTTTATCGTTGATTATTTTAATGACTGTAAATTTAATATCTTTTCCTTTTAATACTAACACtatttgacttttttttataTAGAATTGAGCAAGATGAAGTAGTGAAGGTGCAAGAAGAACGAGTAGTTGCAAGAAGAACAAGTATATTTATGAATGTCTTTTTGAACATGAcatgttattatttttataatatgtaATGGTTATCTATGTTTTCTAGATTTAAAACCTGAGTTTTTTGGTAAATGCAAAATACATGCATATACATTAATATCAAGTAATTTAAATGGTTGACTTTGGTTgttattatttaatcaaaatgCATTTGTGTATATTTTTCTTTGTCATTCGATTTTGGCTTATTTCTAGTATTTTAGTTTACAAATCTTTCATCTAAAACAATGTATAATAAATCTAGTGTAAAtattaaactatttttttattctattagattagattaaattgactaaaaaatctcaatgttcaaagttAGATCATGACATATTTTTTTCattgaatttatttttagatGCCAATAAAatctattcaaaaaaaaaaaaaaaaatcgggtaatacccgaattacccgaaccCGACCCattacccgaattacccgaacccgaattacccgaatttaATTTGGGTCGGGTAACGGGTAATTTTCTTAAcatgaaaaacccgaattacccgacccgaattacccgaaacccgaaaattttacccgatcaacacccctatgctggagatcctggaactccctactaagctgctgcacctcaataacaggtgtgaactcagccctaaacctgatcctgaaatcactccaggtcatcgCATCCAAAACTGTATCATCACCAATGGCtcgtccaacctcctcccaccaatcacgtgccatgtcctt includes these proteins:
- the LOC128134162 gene encoding zinc finger BED domain-containing protein RICESLEEPER 2-like, encoding MASPSSIALVSANYFVDEGHHSTTCCRRLCRVWPEMACDRCPFRTRHVAAVLFFSFCSIRRQGLVSVAPFMVTTPKGCRVRVGYHLSSWVAFPCSARLRACMPAYCWPEKRGNHHGSRRGGHYLVAAGLCHKVEMEMMDYGGGGWWSNGGNVGRFSGEWIFLRGEGLGFEKMFMSKTDEYIEVDDETIEVENPTNDQHCGGGKYKCESSGYGTKNLGYHLTKCKAYLDKLSGGQTQLVFQYGDENKLSTWKFDQNDSRKALAHMLVVDELPFSFVEGAGFRYYNSVTQPLFKVPCRSTSATDVYQLFVDEKEKIREFIKKNIGRICLTTDTWTSKQQSCYMCLTAHFIDNEWKLKKKVLCFSSQESHRGVDIGKMVEKCLMEWEIENVLTISVDNASANDVAIDFLKKSFQNSNKCLLNGKWMHIRCVAHILNLVVQDGIKKVDKAVEIVRWAVKWIRQSPSRIHKFTEFAKVANPGITKHLKRDVPTRWNSTYQMLEIAQAYEKTFERYDLEEFDFRCEIEKAGLSIPSSSDWERVRNVCHFLKPFHDVTLRISGTLYVTSNTCIEDIYSIRTLLDDAISDSSLCDIALAMKIKFDKYFGDIEKMNLLLYFALILDPRNKVKYLVILLEDRYGEKGVEAKKKYIMDSMYELYNDYIRIHSPSSTSSTAESTTSSSILGKRQNPEFMAPNPPLRNKLREKMKTNIVESIGELEKYLQESVEDDSEMFSILDWWKVNSPRFPILSLMARDVFAIPVSTVASESVFSTSGRVLDPFRSSLTPKIVESLICTQDWIRGSISDTIDYEKDWEENQKIDKELSKMK